The following proteins come from a genomic window of Trifolium pratense cultivar HEN17-A07 linkage group LG4, ARS_RC_1.1, whole genome shotgun sequence:
- the LOC123924648 gene encoding putative expansin-B2 — MNIVLHCMISLVILYSLMLTPCYGLNRKLFNVSQIQSNNNKWQMAIATWYGPPEGAGSDGGACGYVDTVEKPPLNKMISAGGPSLFKGGQGCGACYEVHVKCNKNSACSGKAMRVMITDNCPGCESTQFDLSGTAFGSIAKRGQAQNLRNAGKINIQYRRVKCYFGKSIAFTIDSGSNPYYFATEIEYENGDGDIVDVEVNQSNTWLPMQRSWGAKWALNKGSQFQAPFSIKITQRGNGGDKTIVAKNVIPRNWKPGQVYRSTVNF, encoded by the exons ATGAATATTGTTCTTCATTGCATGATTTCTCTTGTAATACTTTATTCTCTTATGTTAACCCCTTGTTATGGCCTCAACCGTAAATTGTTTAATGTCTCTCAAAttcaaagtaataataataaatggcAAATGGCAATAGCTACATGGTATGGACCACCAGAAGGTGCTGGTTCGGATG GTGGTGCATGTGGATATGTTGATACTGTAGAGAAACCACCACTTAATAAAATGATATCAGCTGGAGGTCCATCTCTTTTTAAGGGAGGCCAAGGATGTGGTGCTTGTTATGAGGtgcat GTGAAATGCAATAAAAATAGTGCATGCTCAGGAAAAGCCATGCGTGTGATGATAACTGATAATTGCCCTGGATGTGAGTCTACCCAGTTTGATCTAAGTGGAACTGCCTTTGGTTCCATTGCAAAACGTGGTCAAGCTCAAAATCTTCGCAATGCTggaaaaattaatattcaatACAGAAG GGTTAAATGCTATTTTGGGAAATCAATAGCCTTTACAATTGATAGTGGATCCAACCCATACTATTTTGCAACAGAAATAGAATATGAAAATGGAGATGGTGACATTGTAGATGTTGAAGTGAACCAATCAAACACATGGCTTCCAATGCAACGTTCTTGGGGTGCAAAATGGGCTTTGAACAAAGGTTCACAATTTCAAGCTCCATTTTCTATTAAGATCACACAACGTGGAAATGGAGGTGACAAGACCATAGTAGCTAAGAATGTAATCCCACGAAATTGGAAACCCGGTCAAGTTTATCGTTCAACGGTTAATTTCTAG
- the LOC123924599 gene encoding zinc finger protein ZAT1-like encodes MALIVDQQSNFKHFCKICKKGFGCGRALGGHMRAHGIGDETGQMDDDDPASDWEGGNVPQTSNKRMYSLRTNPNKLKSCRVCEHCGKEFFSWKSFLEHGKCNSDDADEESLVSSPESDTMADDDDGVGGRRGCGWSKRKRSLRTKVGSYNNNFNCPSTEEEDLANCLMMLSNAIVDPLEVEPEESCASASKDEERRNPMNFIAPLAYRIPYENNNTTNNNNNNNNNNNKAKGVAKGLFECKACKKVFNSHQALGGHRASHKKVKGCFAARLDQNLDDNIVEDDAITHEEFFPSKSNTTYDQGTSNNPPTLMASSSKRKSKVHECSICHRSFSSGQALGGHKRCHWITSNAPDTSTLARFQQFQDHIEQIPKFDNSSEPIDLKLDLNLPAPTNAQIYLQPPWGANASATKDNIIKEDNNSQCMNQQNQNNNNNKNNNLVDQNNDNNNDNNKNNNLNTLVQNVDNEDDKKAKLAKLSELKDVINIGGSSSPWLQVGIGATTDVRNDT; translated from the coding sequence ATGGCTTTGATTGTGGATCAACAATCAAACTTCAAACACTTTTGTAAAATTTGCAAAAAAGGCTTTGGATGTGGAAGAGCATTAGGAGGACATATGAGAGCACATGGGATAGGCGACGAAACCGGTCAAATGGATGACGATGATCCGGCGAGCGATTGGGAAGGTGGCAATGTCCCACAAACAAGTAACAAACGTATGTATTCTCTAAGAACAAACCCCAATAAGCTAAAAAGTTGTAGGGTATGTGAGCATTGTGGAAAAGAATTTTTCTCTTGGAAATCGTTTCTCGAACATGGAAAATGCAACTCCGATGATGCAGATGAAGAGTCTCTTGTATCCTCTCCAGAATCCGACACCATGgcagatgatgatgatggtgtcGGTGGCAGAAGAGGATGCGGATGGTCAAAGAGGAAAAGGTCGTTGCGAACTAAAGTAGGTAGTTATAATAACAATTTTAATTGTCCTTCAACCGAAGAAGAAGACTTAGCAAATTGTTTAATGATGTTGTCCAATGCTATTGTTGATCCTCTTGAGGTTGAACCTGAAGAATCATGTGCCTCAGCTAGCAAAGATGAAGAAAGAAGAAACCCTATGAATTTCATTGCACCATTGGCTTATAGAATCCCCTATGAAAACAAcaacaccaccaacaacaacaacaataacaacaacaataacaacaaagcCAAAGGTGTTGCTAAAGGGTTATTTGAATGCAAAGCATGTAAAAAAGTTTTCAACTCACATCAAGCATTAGGTGGTCATAGAGCAAGTCACAAAAAGGTTAAGGGATGTTTTGCAGCAAGACTTGATCAAAACCTTGATGATAATATTGTTGAGGATGATGCAATCACACATGAAGAATTTTTCccttcaaaatcaaacacaacatATGATCAAGGGACCTCCAATAACCCTCCTACATTGATGGCTTCTTCTTCCAAGAGAAAATCCAAAGTTCATGAATGCTCAATTTGTCATAGGAGTTTCTCTTCTGGACAAGCATTAGGTGGACACAAAAGATGTCATTGGATCACATCAAATGCTCCGGACACATCAACATTGGCTAGGTTTCAACAATTTCAAGACCATATTGAACAAATACCTAAATTTGATAACTCTTCTGAGCCAATTGATCTCAAACTTGACCTTAATCTTCCGGCTCCTACCAATGCACAAATTTACTTGCAACCGCCGTGGGGCGCTAATGCAAGTGCGACGAAGGACAACATCATCAAAGAAGATAATAATAGTCAATGTATGAatcaacaaaatcaaaacaacaacaataacaagaacaacAACCTAGTCGATCAAAATAACgacaataataatgataataacaaaaataacaacCTTAATACTTTGGTACAAAATGTTGATAATGAAGATGATAAAAAAGCCAAGTTGGCAAAACTAAGTGAGTTAAAGGATGTCATCAACATTGGTGGAAGTTCTTCACCATGGTTGCAAGTTGGAATTGGTGCAACAACTGATGTGAGGAATGATacgtaa
- the LOC123922084 gene encoding small ubiquitin-related modifier 2-like, producing MDSQRYKVSGARENSKASSGITEIEEDKKPVIERGTHINIKIKDQYNNEVSILIKRSTTLKNILITYCNERSMNFNTFRFLLGDGVRLRVDKTPDELGMKDGDQIDAFLEQFAGA from the exons ATGGATTCTCAAAGATATAAAG TCAGTGGTGCAAGAGAGAATTCCAAGGCGTCGTCAGGTATTACCGAAATCGAGGAAGATAAGAAGCCCGTTATTGAGCGCGGCAcacacataaacataaaaatCAAGGATCAATATAACAATGAAGTGTCCATCTTGATCAAGAGAAGCACTACActgaaaaatattttgattactTATTGCAATGAGCGGTCTATGAATTTCAACACCTTTCGTTTTCTTCTAGGTGACGGGGTTCGCCTCCGTGTAGACAAGACTCCAGATGAACTGGGAATGAAAGATGGGGATCAAATCGACGCCTTTCTAGAACAGTTTGCCGGCGCTTGA